The proteins below are encoded in one region of Shewanella algae:
- a CDS encoding DUF2474 family protein yields the protein MLLLWCLSVLSLLSVSSLLRLLMSAAGLKA from the coding sequence ATGCTGCTGCTTTGGTGCTTGAGTGTTCTTTCTTTGCTCAGTGTCTCTTCGTTGTTGCGACTGCTGATGTCTGCGGCCGGGTTGAAGGCCTGA
- a CDS encoding winged helix-turn-helix domain-containing protein produces MGVFFPYTAAIHLLLSHAMQIGCYWFDADTGTLKHTGSGMSWTLSETEQCVLNILLAHRGQVVSRMQLLQEAAIPANQGHLLEQAVARIRQYLGPEHSDLLESVDRQGFLLHSKTRGRRPISLSPKGQTPWRHYCWMLLLSALALVFLSSRVGPLRYLETPDEVIKLVHPSGSTTFLRLYGEPKALAALKDLTQGIEDWLARCPDSWRTISISLSDDNKVLSMVVKGEGDRGEYLKAYKLTMAQMNACAPEYTWLREALRCD; encoded by the coding sequence ATGGGTGTTTTTTTCCCTTATACTGCCGCCATTCATTTGCTGCTGAGCCACGCCATGCAGATAGGTTGCTATTGGTTTGATGCCGATACCGGCACGCTCAAACATACTGGATCCGGGATGAGCTGGACACTGTCTGAAACAGAGCAGTGTGTGCTGAATATTTTGTTGGCTCACAGGGGGCAGGTGGTGTCCAGAATGCAACTGCTGCAGGAGGCCGCCATTCCCGCCAATCAAGGGCATTTATTGGAGCAGGCGGTGGCCAGGATCCGCCAATACCTGGGACCCGAGCACAGCGACCTCTTGGAATCCGTAGACAGGCAAGGTTTTTTGCTGCACAGCAAGACCCGAGGCCGCAGGCCTATCTCTTTGTCCCCCAAGGGACAAACGCCCTGGCGTCACTATTGTTGGATGTTACTGCTGAGCGCACTGGCATTGGTTTTTTTGTCATCCAGGGTTGGGCCACTGCGCTATCTGGAAACGCCGGATGAGGTGATAAAACTCGTACACCCTTCGGGCAGTACTACCTTTTTGCGTCTCTACGGCGAACCCAAAGCATTGGCCGCATTGAAAGATTTGACTCAAGGTATTGAAGACTGGCTGGCACGCTGCCCCGATAGTTGGCGCACCATTTCCATCTCCCTCAGCGATGACAATAAGGTGTTGAGTATGGTGGTCAAGGGAGAAGGCGACCGAGGCGAATACCTCAAGGCTTATAAGTTGACCATGGCCCAGATGAACGCCTGCGCCCCCGAATATACCTGGCTGAGGGAGGCACTGCGCTGTGACTGA
- the nhaD gene encoding sodium:proton antiporter NhaD, which translates to MKLMRLHGGCAALGGILSGLFSPVVLASTEATNNLSLTDSTVGYLALTLFAIAYLLVMGEEKLHLRKSKPVLVAAGLIWGMIGYVYTQNGMSEVAEAAFKHNLLEYAELLLFLLVAMTYINAMEERKLFDALRCWMVSKGFSLYQIFWLTGLLAFFISPIADNLTTALLMCAVVMKMGADNRRFITLSCINIVVAANAGGAFSPFGDITTLMVWQKGMVHFSEFFKLFLPSLVNFLVPAVIMSLFISREKSDALVEKVYTKTGAKRIVLLFLFTIAMAVCTHSLLGLPPVLGMMTGLGLLQCFGFYLRKNFPKALARAQEKARLMQDEKRLEQLGNVVPFDVFSRIARAEWDTLLFFYGVVLCVGGLGFMGYLSMVSHAMYTQWDPTYANVAIGVLSSIIDNIPVMFAVLTMNPDMALGQWLLVTLTAGVGGSLLSIGSAAGVALMGQARGVYTFGAHLRWTPVIALGYVASILVHLWINSSTF; encoded by the coding sequence ATGAAGTTAATGCGTTTGCATGGGGGCTGCGCAGCCTTAGGGGGAATTTTGTCAGGACTGTTTTCGCCTGTGGTCCTGGCTAGCACGGAAGCCACAAATAACCTGAGTCTGACAGACTCAACCGTGGGGTATCTGGCTCTGACTCTGTTTGCCATCGCCTATTTACTGGTGATGGGGGAGGAGAAGCTGCACCTGAGAAAGTCCAAGCCTGTGTTGGTCGCTGCCGGTCTCATCTGGGGCATGATAGGTTATGTCTATACCCAGAATGGTATGTCGGAAGTGGCCGAAGCCGCCTTCAAACATAACCTGCTCGAATATGCCGAGTTGTTGCTGTTTTTGCTGGTGGCCATGACCTATATCAACGCCATGGAAGAACGTAAGTTGTTCGACGCCTTGCGTTGTTGGATGGTCAGCAAGGGCTTCAGTTTATACCAGATATTTTGGCTTACCGGTTTACTGGCCTTCTTTATTTCGCCCATCGCCGACAACCTGACCACTGCGCTGCTGATGTGCGCCGTGGTGATGAAAATGGGCGCCGATAATCGCCGTTTTATCACCCTGTCGTGCATTAACATAGTGGTGGCGGCCAATGCCGGTGGCGCCTTCAGCCCTTTTGGGGACATCACCACTCTGATGGTGTGGCAAAAGGGTATGGTGCACTTTTCCGAGTTCTTCAAGCTGTTCCTGCCATCACTGGTGAATTTCCTGGTGCCGGCGGTGATCATGAGCCTGTTTATTTCCAGGGAAAAATCTGATGCCCTGGTTGAAAAGGTTTACACCAAGACAGGCGCCAAGCGGATAGTGCTGCTGTTCCTGTTCACCATAGCCATGGCTGTGTGTACCCATTCACTGCTGGGTCTGCCGCCTGTGCTTGGCATGATGACAGGCCTTGGACTGCTGCAGTGTTTTGGCTTCTACCTGAGGAAGAATTTCCCCAAAGCGCTGGCAAGAGCGCAGGAGAAGGCGCGCCTGATGCAGGATGAAAAGCGTCTGGAGCAACTGGGTAACGTGGTGCCTTTCGATGTATTCAGCCGTATTGCCAGAGCCGAATGGGACACTTTACTGTTCTTCTATGGTGTGGTGCTGTGTGTCGGCGGTTTGGGCTTTATGGGCTATTTGAGCATGGTATCCCATGCCATGTACACCCAGTGGGATCCCACCTATGCCAACGTCGCCATTGGGGTGCTGTCCTCTATCATAGACAACATTCCCGTGATGTTTGCCGTACTGACAATGAACCCGGATATGGCGTTGGGACAATGGCTGTTGGTAACCCTGACCGCCGGGGTTGGGGGGAGTTTGTTGTCCATCGGCAGTGCCGCCGGGGTGGCGCTGATGGGGCAGGCGAGAGGGGTATACACCTTTGGGGCTCACCTCAGGTGGACACCCGTGATCGCCCTGGGTTACGTAGCCAGCATTCTGGTGCACCTCTGGATTAACAGTTCTACATTCTAG
- a CDS encoding DUF481 domain-containing protein: MKKLLSTAAILLVAPFAHAGADFVEGDKTFAGEAELGATLTTGNTETSSVKARLAMKHELGNWENQYLLEGLYKEDSEEVTAKRYFGGVQGNYRLDERSYLFANTSYEADPFTGYDYKFNSAAGYGYRVFQGSKSFLDAEIGPGYQYQRLDSEQSAILGYNSDASWVAHGVINYELEISKTSKFRQMFIADYGDKLDARSETSLTANIIGALAMKFAVIVRYNSDPLDDKKSTDTETNMTLLYSF; the protein is encoded by the coding sequence ATGAAAAAACTGCTTAGCACTGCAGCCATTCTGCTGGTCGCACCATTTGCTCACGCTGGGGCTGACTTTGTCGAAGGTGATAAAACATTTGCCGGTGAGGCGGAGTTGGGGGCAACCCTGACCACAGGTAACACTGAAACCTCTTCGGTGAAGGCTCGCCTGGCGATGAAACACGAACTGGGCAACTGGGAAAACCAGTACCTGCTCGAAGGTCTGTACAAGGAAGATTCTGAAGAAGTTACTGCCAAGCGTTATTTTGGTGGTGTTCAGGGAAACTACCGTCTGGATGAGCGCAGCTATCTGTTTGCCAACACCAGCTACGAAGCCGATCCCTTCACAGGTTACGATTACAAGTTCAACAGTGCGGCCGGTTACGGCTACCGTGTATTCCAGGGCAGCAAAAGCTTCCTGGATGCCGAGATAGGTCCTGGTTACCAGTATCAGCGTCTGGACAGTGAGCAAAGCGCCATTCTGGGCTATAACTCTGACGCCAGCTGGGTCGCTCACGGAGTGATCAACTATGAGCTTGAGATCAGCAAGACCTCCAAGTTCCGCCAGATGTTTATTGCCGATTATGGCGACAAGCTCGACGCCCGCTCCGAGACTTCGCTGACCGCCAACATCATCGGCGCCCTGGCAATGAAGTTTGCCGTGATTGTGCGTTATAACAGCGATCCGCTGGATGACAAAAAGAGCACTGACACTGAAACCAATATGACACTGCTGTATTCTTTCTAA